The DNA region GATGATTCAGTGatatatcttttttttgttttgttttagaACTCATGCTTACATTTTGCATCATAGTCTCTCGTTATGTAAGCGCAGGAATTTAGGAATTCCATATCATCTAATTTGTCGTAATAGTATTCCAATCAAGAAAAATGTGGTGCCAAAAGTACAATGAAGAATCACACGAAAGTACAAATATCCAAGCAGTATGGTTATCAAGTTAATTCGTCGATAGACCGACAGTTTACTATCACATAACTGAAAGAGTGTCACGTATTACAAATCATGATTCATGAAGTTTCTAAGTTCTCCATGACCTTATTTCATATAGAAACACACAGTGATCAACTATATTTAGTACAACATCCTGAAGCTTGTAAGCAGGACCATAATACACATCACAAATAATCTTATTTACACGGCATTATATGTAGATCAAATTATTTAGCTGTCCATGCAATTGATATGATATGATAATCATCACTATATAGCTCTTaagataatatttatatatgatgCAGTCTGTTTGATTAATTGCATCATCACTTCCATGGATCAACTTGGCTGCTGGATGTTGACGTCGACGCATAATCAACGGCCACCTCTTGCTTCTCATTGACCTGAAGAATGTCTCCTTCATTAGCATAATCTACACCCTTTGTTGCATCGTCGTGACTAAGCTGAGATGcaacaaacttgtccagaaCTCTCCAATCAGTGACTTGGTCGACTGCATGCTCAATGAGCTCAACATGTTGGTGAGCAGCATGATGCACATTAGTTTGGTGGTCTGGCGAGACCAAAAGAGAATGGAAGGAAGGACTCTCCAGCTCGTGAGGAATGGTGGTGTTCAGAATGTGATGACTTGGCATTTGGAAATGTAGCTTCAGTTCCCTCTTGTAGGTGTTGTTCAGCACTTGGAGGTGTTGTTCTTGCAGTGCCATGCCGTGGTGTGGGAGCATTCCGCTCATGGGAGAGTTCAGGTCATGCATGAAGGGTCCATCTTCATCGACATACCAACAAGGTGCATCATGGTCTGactctcttcttgttgttggtAGTCGCTTTTTGAACACCCTGCATACTACCCATCCTTCTTCCTGAAATATGTCGTTGTTGTATATAAGTATATGATTAACAATAAAATAGAGACCATCTTAAGTATACAAAATAGAATTCCCTCTAGAAAATATACAAAGCAGAAAATTGATTAAATAGCAAATGacagagataaaaaaataaaacaaaactatatatatatatatatatatatatatataatattcatGACCCATTCACATCATCCTAATAGTGGTATGTAGATAAGCAATTCCATGTGAACCACCTCTTAGCGCCGTGTTGGAGGTGTGAGCGTACGATTCCACCTATCAAGATTCAAATCCTAATGTCCACGATACACACAGAGTGATTTTAGTTGTTTTATTTGTAGGTATGCGATAGGTGTGTCGTGGAATGTGTGAATGTTCGTCATCCATGTACTCGCTAAAAAAAGAAAGTGATTTCATATGTTCGACATGTTATAGAAATGCATGGGAAGCATAAACAAACCAAGGCAAAATATGGAACATGGACAGGCAACAAACATGCATTAGATGCAGATATCCTTCAAAATGACATACTACAAAATAGACCTGCTCAGTTGCTTGGCATATATGAATTGCATACTGCACATGTATATTTGTTTGTCATGAACTCATGATATACGTTCTTCATTATTGGTTCTAGCTCACAAGTCAATCTCACAAAACCTTGTTAATATGCATGCAGACAAAATAAAGCTGGTTTCATTATTGAATAAACGGTGATGGACACATACACTCAGCTGGTCTTTCAGCTGGCTAACTGGGTGAAATCGATCGATACACACGACGACCATGCATCCTGAATACGACAGTCGTGGATTGCTATTCTGAAATTGTCAAAGTCGAGAACATCTCGTACCGTTCTTTGAGATGATCAATATTGTCGAAACCTTGAAATTCGATTGTTTAATCTGAACagtgactatatatatatatatattggtggTGGGTGAAATTAAGGTAGAGAAATTATATAATTGAATTGGAATAATGGATTAATATAATGGCGATCGATCTACTTGCCTGTGGAGGGCCATTCTCATTGGTCTCAAGGCGGTACTCATGCATGATCCAGTCAGACTTGTGGCCATTGGGAGCCCTGCCCTTGTAGTACACCAGCGTCTTCCTCATGCCAACCAGCTGCCGGTGCTTGTTGGCGTAGATCGGCTTGTCCCTGCCTGTGGCCTTCCAAAACCCGGCCGCGGTGGCCCGGTTCGTCCGAGTCCCGGTCGGGTATTTCTTGTCCTTGTGGCTGAAGAAGTACCAGTCGTTTTGCTCCTCATCCGGACCTCCTAATCTACACTTGTCTGCATGTATGTCATGCAGTATATGTAAAGAAAACagttagttt from Phragmites australis chromosome 8, lpPhrAust1.1, whole genome shotgun sequence includes:
- the LOC133926077 gene encoding NAC domain-containing protein 7-like, with protein sequence MSSSTHQAQGQLVPPGFRFHPTDEELVDYYLRNKVASRRTDLNVIKVVDLYKIEPWDLQDKCRLGGPDEEQNDWYFFSHKDKKYPTGTRTNRATAAGFWKATGRDKPIYANKHRQLVGMRKTLVYYKGRAPNGHKSDWIMHEYRLETNENGPPQEEGWVVCRVFKKRLPTTRRESDHDAPCWYVDEDGPFMHDLNSPMSGMLPHHGMALQEQHLQVLNNTYKRELKLHFQMPSHHILNTTIPHELESPSFHSLLVSPDHQTNVHHAAHQHVELIEHAVDQVTDWRVLDKFVASQLSHDDATKGVDYANEGDILQVNEKQEVAVDYASTSTSSSQVDPWK